TTTTCAATCACATAACCCCATAGAAATTGAAGCCGAATTGTTATTTGAAGAAGTTCCTAAACCATTTAATGCTTTTTTTGTGGTGAGTTTAAATAATGGTAAAAATGAAACCGTTCATTATAAACGCTCACCTTTAAATTGGTTGGCAGATGATTTAAATGCTAAAACAAAGTATTTCAAATTAACCACGGGTAATTTACCGGATACCGTCCGTTCATTTGTGGTTCACATCTGGAATATTGATAAACAACCTATCAGAGTCACTTTAAAAAGTTTAAAAATTTATCAGTTAAAAGGAAAAGGAGTTGATTTTAAAATTCCGGCTTCTTATTATCCTTTAATTGAAAAAATCACTAAAAAACCTTTGTTGTAATGTTAGATCGTAAATCGCCACCTGCTTTTAAAACCATTCATAAAATTGATGTCATTCAAGCACGACAGGAAAAACTGAAGAATGGAATTCCTCTTTTCTCCGTGAAAGCAGGGAGTCAGGAAATTACACGATTGGAATTTATTTTTAAAGCGGGTATGTTTTATCAAGCAAAACCCTTGCTGGCCTCATTTACAAATTCTTTAATGGAAACCGGAACTAAAAAATATTCTGCCAATCAATTAAGCGATGGAATAGATTTTTACGGTTCTTTTCTGGAGGCCGGAGTCGGACAGGACTATGCCAATATTACTTTGTATACCTTAAATAAATATATAAAGGAGTCTTTACACTTTGTTGAGGAAATAATTAAAAATCCGGTTTTTGATGTCAATGAATTGAAAATCCATACAACCAATAAAAAACAACGACACATTATTAATTCTGAAAAAGTAAATGTGCTGGCCCGAAGGAAATTTGCTGAATTATTATTTGGTTCAAATCACCCTTACGGTGTGCAAGTTTCATTAAACGATTATGATGTTGTGAATCGTAACGAGGTGGTTGATTTTTATACCAATCATTATTGTCCGCCTTCTTGTACTATTATGGCTTCGGGCGGACTTAATCCGGATATAAAAGAGATTTTAAATGATTTTTTTGGAGATGATTGGTCAAATGGAAAATTAGTACAATCTGCTACATCCCATACAAATACAACAACACAACAGAAACATTATAT
This sequence is a window from Sphingobacteriaceae bacterium. Protein-coding genes within it:
- a CDS encoding insulinase family protein; this encodes MLDRKSPPAFKTIHKIDVIQARQEKLKNGIPLFSVKAGSQEITRLEFIFKAGMFYQAKPLLASFTNSLMETGTKKYSANQLSDGIDFYGSFLEAGVGQDYANITLYTLNKYIKESLHFVEEIIKNPVFDVNELKIHTTNKKQRHIINSEKVNVLARRKFAELLFGSNHPYGVQVSLNDYDVVNRNEVVDFYTNHYCPPSCTIMASGGLNPDIKEILNDFFGDDWSNGKLVQSATSHTNTTTQQKHYIQKENAVQSAIRIGRLLFNKTHPDFYHMQVLNTILGGYFGSRLMANIREDKGYTYGIGSGIMSLVNSGYFFISTEVGADVTNDALKEIYREIAKLRNELVPQEELETVKNYILGQFLRSVDGPFALSDKFKAIWEFGLDYSYFDNYVKAIHAVTPQDLQALANKYLKEEDLIECVVGKK